Proteins from a genomic interval of Candidatus Rokuibacteriota bacterium:
- a CDS encoding ABC transporter substrate-binding protein yields the protein MKRGTLILIVSFALWILWTPLSADAQPSRKVPRIGVLAAVPASFAGPYVEAGRQAMRELGYVEGQNIAIDYRFAEGKPEQLPDLAAQLVALSVDVIVVVGDRGVHAAKRATSTIPIVMVSAGDPVRDGFVSSLARPGGNITGFSSLLPELNAKQLGLLKEAVPRASRLAVLWNPASSGGVLGFREMQSAAPTLGIKLQSLEVRTPEQIEPAFSAMVNERADGFIVLTDPLTFRNRKRIVALAAKHRLPAIYEVREFVDDGALMSYGPSLIAMIRRAPVYVDKILKGARPADLPVEQPTRFEFVVNLKTARALDLAIPQSVLLRADHVIQ from the coding sequence GTGAAGCGGGGAACCCTGATCCTGATCGTGAGCTTTGCTCTCTGGATCCTGTGGACGCCGCTGTCTGCCGACGCCCAGCCCTCCAGGAAGGTTCCCCGGATAGGTGTCCTCGCAGCTGTTCCCGCTTCTTTCGCGGGCCCGTATGTCGAGGCGGGCCGGCAAGCGATGCGGGAGCTCGGGTACGTCGAGGGCCAGAACATCGCCATCGACTACCGGTTCGCCGAGGGGAAGCCCGAACAGCTCCCGGATCTTGCAGCCCAGCTGGTCGCTCTCAGCGTCGACGTCATCGTCGTGGTTGGGGATCGAGGGGTCCACGCCGCCAAGCGAGCGACCAGCACGATCCCGATCGTCATGGTGTCCGCCGGCGATCCCGTGAGAGACGGATTTGTCTCGAGCCTCGCCCGACCCGGTGGGAACATCACCGGGTTCTCCTCGCTTCTTCCAGAGTTAAACGCCAAGCAACTGGGATTGCTCAAGGAAGCCGTTCCCAGAGCCTCACGCCTGGCCGTCCTCTGGAATCCGGCCAGTTCCGGGGGAGTCCTCGGCTTCAGAGAGATGCAGAGCGCGGCGCCGACGCTGGGCATCAAGCTTCAGTCGTTGGAGGTGCGGACGCCCGAACAGATCGAGCCCGCGTTTTCGGCAATGGTCAATGAACGGGCTGATGGGTTTATTGTTCTCACCGACCCCCTCACCTTTCGCAACCGAAAACGCATCGTGGCGCTCGCGGCGAAGCACCGCCTGCCCGCGATATACGAGGTAAGAGAGTTTGTGGACGACGGGGCCTTGATGTCCTACGGGCCCAGCCTCATTGCGATGATCCGGCGCGCGCCCGTCTACGTCGATAAGATCCTGAAGGGCGCCAGGCCCGCCGACCTCCCCGTCGAGCAGCCCACGCGTTTCGAGTTCGTCGTCAACCTGAAGACTGCCAGAGCCCTTGACCTCGCGATCCCGCAGTCCGTCCTCCTCCGGGCGGACCACGTGATCCAGTGA
- a CDS encoding cyclic nucleotide-binding domain-containing protein: MTPHQFIVDRNRPEVYAALRQQLAAVEDVAVILDRRRRDRRQDARAPKFERRRADRRSRPVEADLTSVGFAVASRPRSPRKDLGEAAPRAGSDAASFLAGVALFEEFTRSELTGLAGRLRERTLKRGQALFLEGEPGEEMFLVRRGTIVISKAVTGSVENVLARMEPGDFFGEMSLFGRLPRSATVRAESDAILFALDRNALEHLIDTNPRGAVAFFTAMVQEFIDRLRRTNDLVAEVTRWGLEATGFDVESQ, from the coding sequence ATGACACCGCACCAGTTCATCGTGGACCGGAACCGGCCGGAAGTCTACGCGGCGCTGAGGCAACAGCTCGCGGCCGTCGAGGACGTCGCGGTCATCCTGGATCGGCGCCGGCGCGACCGTCGACAGGACGCGCGCGCTCCGAAGTTCGAACGTCGACGGGCCGACCGCCGGTCCCGCCCGGTCGAAGCCGACCTCACGTCGGTCGGCTTCGCGGTCGCCAGCCGCCCGCGCTCCCCGCGAAAAGACCTCGGCGAGGCAGCGCCGCGTGCGGGATCGGACGCGGCCTCTTTCCTCGCCGGCGTCGCCCTCTTCGAGGAGTTCACGCGCTCCGAGCTGACGGGGCTCGCGGGCCGCCTCCGCGAGCGCACGCTAAAGCGGGGGCAGGCCCTATTTCTCGAGGGCGAGCCGGGGGAGGAGATGTTCCTGGTGCGTCGCGGCACAATCGTCATCTCGAAGGCCGTGACGGGAAGCGTCGAGAACGTGCTCGCGCGCATGGAGCCGGGTGATTTCTTCGGCGAGATGAGCCTCTTCGGTCGGTTGCCGCGCTCAGCGACGGTCCGGGCGGAATCCGACGCCATCCTGTTCGCCCTCGATCGAAACGCCCTCGAGCATCTCATCGACACGAACCCCCGCGGTGCGGTTGCCTTCTTCACCGCTATGGTCCAGGAGTTCATCGACCGCCTGCGGCGCACCAATGACCTCGTGGCCGAGGTGACGCGCTGGGGCCTCGAAGCCACGGGTTTCGACGTGGAGTCCCAGTGA